The following coding sequences lie in one Microvirga sp. 17 mud 1-3 genomic window:
- a CDS encoding sugar transferase encodes MLVVAAAVKWSSPGCIVFRQKRHGLRQTPFDIFKFRSMHAQCGADPKVPQATLSDPRVTPLGRLLRKTSIDELPQLINVLRGEMSLVGPRPHALVHDEKYLRELPAYASRFFAVPGITGLAQINGARGETPTLAHMQRRLQYDLEYIRTASLMLDLRILARTTIVVTLRHAHVY; translated from the coding sequence ATGCTCGTGGTCGCGGCTGCGGTCAAATGGTCTAGTCCGGGATGTATCGTCTTCCGACAAAAGCGCCACGGACTAAGGCAGACCCCATTCGACATCTTCAAGTTTCGCTCCATGCATGCGCAATGCGGAGCTGATCCTAAGGTCCCACAAGCGACCTTGTCCGATCCGCGGGTGACTCCTCTGGGTCGCCTATTGCGGAAAACCAGCATCGACGAGCTTCCGCAACTCATCAACGTGTTACGTGGCGAGATGTCCCTTGTCGGACCGCGTCCACATGCTCTCGTTCACGATGAGAAGTACCTGCGAGAACTCCCAGCCTATGCGTCACGGTTCTTCGCGGTTCCGGGCATCACGGGCCTTGCCCAGATAAATGGGGCCCGGGGGGAGACGCCGACGCTGGCTCATATGCAAAGGCGCCTTCAATACGATCTCGAGTACATCCGCACCGCCTCCCTCATGCTTGACCTGAGGATCCTTGCCCGTACGACCATCGTCGTTACCCTGCGCCACGCTCACGTCTACTGA
- a CDS encoding peptidyl-prolyl cis-trans isomerase, translating to MRLLKEPLLHFLVLGGLLFAVHAAVGPGEDKAASTPAVRITGADADWLKEMWTRQWRRPPTDEELARLVVDHLREEVLAREAKALDLDVGDTVIRRRLAQKMAFLLDGTVHIAEPPEVELHALYDRRPDLVRTSPLVSFTQVFFRREHGGDRVGTTLVALSEGSTVPEDQGDGLLLGESFADQDEQTLSNLFGLSFAQAVFGLPVGRWSGPVESSYGLHLVKVTAMSPPEARPFAEVREQLAEEWRRERQEAAQAQLLRGLMEKYRVTVEPTVRPFLGPLADQVEVRP from the coding sequence ATGAGGCTGCTGAAGGAACCGCTGCTGCATTTCCTTGTCCTCGGCGGATTGCTGTTCGCCGTCCACGCCGCTGTCGGCCCAGGCGAGGACAAGGCCGCATCGACCCCGGCCGTCAGGATCACCGGGGCTGATGCAGACTGGCTGAAGGAGATGTGGACACGCCAATGGCGCCGCCCGCCGACGGACGAGGAGCTCGCGCGCCTCGTCGTGGATCACCTTCGGGAGGAGGTGCTCGCCCGCGAAGCAAAGGCGCTCGATCTCGACGTCGGCGATACCGTGATCCGTCGCCGGCTGGCGCAGAAGATGGCCTTTTTGCTCGACGGCACCGTCCACATTGCCGAACCTCCGGAAGTGGAGCTGCACGCCCTCTACGACAGACGTCCAGACCTCGTCCGCACCTCGCCGCTGGTGTCGTTCACACAGGTCTTCTTCCGCCGTGAGCACGGCGGCGACCGCGTCGGCACCACTCTCGTCGCCCTGTCAGAGGGGTCCACGGTTCCGGAGGACCAGGGAGACGGCCTTCTGCTCGGCGAAAGTTTCGCGGACCAGGACGAGCAGACACTCAGCAACCTGTTCGGTCTTTCCTTCGCACAAGCCGTCTTCGGCCTCCCGGTGGGGCGCTGGTCGGGGCCTGTCGAGTCCAGCTACGGGCTGCACCTGGTCAAGGTCACCGCGATGTCACCGCCCGAAGCGCGCCCCTTTGCCGAAGTTCGCGAGCAGCTCGCCGAGGAGTGGCGCCGCGAGCGGCAGGAAGCGGCCCAGGCGCAGCTCCTCCGAGGACTGATGGAGAAGTACCGGGTCACTGTCGAGCCGACCGTGCGTCCGTTCCTGGGACCTCTCGCCGATCAGGTGGAGGTCCGGCCATGA
- a CDS encoding DUF354 domain-containing protein, whose protein sequence is MKIWFDISNSPHVNMFAGLLSDLKQSGHQPVITCRPLANTVDLLRLENLDFTIVGDHYGKNIARKLFGFPVRVIQLYKHLADSGIDIAISQSSFHSPVTSQLLRVPAIYMNDNEHALGNIPAFLAAKRILIPEYLSLDKVTRQGGSSKKVRQYPGVKEGIYLWKLAEELDLVSEEQAKARPSVYIRPEPWTAQYYNGSINFLDDVIIALSKSANVTVLPRGNEQGAHYRDDRFKDATIVDGALNIHHIARDCDLFIGAGGTMTREMAVLGIPTISVYQDALLDVDQHLLHIGSFIHEPSLTPKSALRYLDAAARQGRRRELLEKGQLAYGLLKDELLSLAAPAKSDG, encoded by the coding sequence ATGAAGATTTGGTTCGACATATCGAATTCACCCCACGTCAACATGTTTGCCGGTCTGCTGAGTGATCTGAAACAATCAGGGCACCAACCGGTGATCACATGCCGCCCGCTGGCAAACACGGTCGACCTGTTGCGACTTGAGAACCTCGACTTCACCATCGTCGGGGATCACTATGGCAAGAACATAGCTCGTAAGCTGTTTGGCTTCCCGGTGAGAGTGATCCAGCTATACAAACACCTCGCTGACAGCGGCATCGATATTGCGATCTCCCAAAGCTCGTTTCATTCACCGGTTACGTCACAGCTTCTGAGAGTACCTGCGATCTATATGAACGATAATGAACACGCCCTCGGAAACATCCCCGCCTTTCTGGCCGCGAAGCGAATTCTGATACCGGAATACCTGTCTCTGGATAAAGTGACCCGACAGGGAGGCAGTTCGAAAAAGGTCCGGCAGTATCCCGGCGTCAAAGAGGGCATTTATCTCTGGAAACTTGCTGAGGAGCTTGACCTTGTATCGGAAGAGCAAGCGAAAGCCAGGCCCTCCGTTTATATCCGTCCCGAACCATGGACGGCCCAGTATTACAATGGGAGCATAAACTTCCTGGATGATGTTATCATCGCGTTGAGCAAGTCCGCGAACGTGACTGTCTTGCCTCGGGGAAATGAACAAGGGGCCCATTACCGAGACGACCGGTTCAAGGATGCGACAATCGTCGATGGCGCGCTCAATATCCACCACATCGCTCGGGACTGCGATCTTTTCATCGGCGCAGGCGGGACGATGACGCGCGAGATGGCCGTATTGGGAATTCCCACAATATCGGTCTATCAGGACGCATTGCTCGATGTTGATCAGCATCTCCTTCACATTGGGTCCTTCATCCACGAGCCAAGCTTAACGCCGAAATCAGCCTTACGTTATTTGGATGCCGCCGCGCGACAAGGAAGGCGCCGAGAATTGCTTGAGAAGGGGCAGCTTGCCTATGGCCTTCTCAAGGACGAGCTTCTGAGCCTCGCCGCCCCTGCAAAGTCCGATGGATGA
- a CDS encoding DUF3604 domain-containing protein, with amino-acid sequence MVRMTFERSVLPVLMTLGLIAPAGAQDAGTPSREQIEKALPKPPYSPYANRDFPTRPFFGDTHLHTAFSFDAGAFGARLTPRDAYRFARGEQVTASSGQPVKLSRPLDFLVVSDHSDNMGFFPDLFAGKPEVLADPTGRRWYDMLQSGKGADAAVEIITAFSHGTFPKDLMYLPGTRPYRGAWQETIAAAEQYNEPGRFTAFIGYEWTSNTGGNNLHRNVIFRDNGDKAGQVEPFTVYPPGSDNPTELWKWMEAYQDKTGGSVLAIAHNGNLSNGLMFPTVEAFGKKLDRDYAETRARWERLYEATQTKGDGETHPFLSPNDEFANFERWDFGNLDGSVAKTKEMLEFEYARAALKNGLRLGQTLGVNPYKFGLIGSSDAHTGLTAMEEDNFFGKTTPQEPSPERMRATFFDNPQTHIKVMDWQVSASGYAAVWAKENTRAALWDAMQRRETYGTTGPRMIVRFFGGWDFVPQDAESRLPAYTGYTKGVPMGGELRAAPQGKSPTFLVAALKDPLGANLDRYQIVKGWLAKDGTLQEKVYDVAWADAERRKPGADGKLPPVGDTVDVTNATWTNTIGAPELATVWTDPDFDPSQPAFYYGRVIEIPTPRWTAYDAKRFGVQPLPGTPMTVTERAYTSPIWYTPQ; translated from the coding sequence ATGGTGAGGATGACATTCGAGCGTTCGGTTCTGCCAGTCCTGATGACGCTCGGCTTGATCGCGCCGGCTGGGGCCCAGGATGCCGGTACCCCGTCCCGGGAGCAGATCGAGAAGGCCCTGCCGAAACCGCCTTACTCTCCTTACGCCAACCGCGACTTCCCCACGCGGCCATTCTTCGGTGACACCCACCTCCACACAGCGTTCTCCTTCGACGCCGGCGCCTTCGGGGCGCGGTTGACGCCGCGGGACGCCTACCGCTTCGCCCGAGGCGAGCAGGTCACGGCCTCCTCCGGCCAGCCGGTGAAGCTTTCCCGCCCGCTCGACTTCCTCGTCGTCTCGGACCATTCCGACAACATGGGCTTCTTCCCCGACCTGTTCGCCGGCAAGCCCGAGGTGCTGGCCGACCCGACAGGCCGGCGCTGGTACGATATGCTCCAGTCCGGCAAGGGCGCGGACGCGGCTGTCGAGATCATCACAGCCTTCTCCCATGGCACCTTCCCGAAGGATCTCATGTATCTGCCCGGCACGCGGCCGTATCGTGGGGCCTGGCAGGAGACGATCGCGGCCGCCGAGCAGTACAACGAGCCCGGCCGCTTCACCGCCTTTATCGGCTACGAGTGGACGTCCAACACAGGCGGCAACAACCTGCACCGCAACGTCATCTTCCGCGACAACGGTGACAAAGCAGGCCAGGTCGAGCCGTTCACGGTGTATCCGCCCGGGAGCGACAACCCGACGGAACTGTGGAAATGGATGGAAGCCTACCAGGACAAGACCGGCGGCAGCGTGCTGGCGATTGCCCACAACGGCAATCTCTCGAACGGCCTGATGTTCCCCACCGTCGAGGCCTTCGGCAAGAAACTCGACCGCGACTATGCCGAGACCCGGGCCAGATGGGAGCGGCTTTACGAGGCCACGCAGACCAAGGGCGACGGCGAGACCCATCCCTTCCTGTCGCCAAACGACGAGTTCGCCAACTTCGAGCGCTGGGACTTCGGCAATCTCGACGGCAGCGTGGCGAAGACCAAGGAGATGCTGGAATTCGAGTATGCCCGCGCGGCGCTGAAGAACGGCCTCAGGCTCGGGCAGACGCTCGGCGTCAACCCATACAAGTTCGGCCTCATCGGCAGCAGCGACGCGCATACGGGCCTCACCGCCATGGAGGAGGACAACTTCTTCGGCAAGACAACGCCGCAGGAACCCAGCCCCGAGCGCATGCGCGCCACCTTCTTCGACAACCCGCAGACCCACATCAAGGTGATGGACTGGCAGGTCTCCGCCTCAGGCTATGCCGCCGTGTGGGCGAAGGAGAACACCCGCGCCGCCCTATGGGACGCGATGCAGCGCCGGGAGACCTACGGCACGACCGGGCCGCGGATGATCGTGCGGTTCTTCGGCGGCTGGGACTTCGTCCCGCAGGATGCGGAGAGCCGCTTGCCCGCCTACACCGGCTACACAAAGGGCGTGCCGATGGGCGGTGAGCTGCGGGCCGCGCCGCAGGGCAAGTCGCCCACCTTCCTGGTAGCTGCGCTGAAGGATCCGCTCGGCGCGAACCTCGACCGCTACCAGATCGTGAAGGGCTGGCTGGCGAAGGACGGGACCCTCCAGGAGAAGGTTTACGATGTTGCCTGGGCCGATGCCGAGCGGCGCAAGCCCGGCGCGGACGGCAAGCTGCCGCCGGTCGGCGACACCGTCGACGTGACAAACGCCACCTGGACGAACACGATTGGCGCGCCGGAGCTGGCGACGGTCTGGACCGATCCGGACTTCGACCCGAGCCAGCCGGCCTTCTACTACGGCCGGGTGATCGAGATCCCGACGCCGCGCTGGACCGCGTACGACGCAAAACGGTTCGGCGTGCAGCCCTTGCCTGGGACGCCCATGACCGTCACGGAGCGCGCCTATACTTCCCCCATCTGGTACACGCCGCAATGA
- the wecB gene encoding non-hydrolyzing UDP-N-acetylglucosamine 2-epimerase produces the protein MQHVLLAFGTRPEAIKMLPVVRALRECRDLQVSVAITGQHRQMLDQVFEVFGEKPDIDLNLMTHNQKLSDITGLFIGRMADVLETMRPNLVLVHGDTTTAMATAVAAFYNRIPIGHVEAGLRSFDLAHPWPEEFNRVAIDSIADYLFAPTSVAAGNLDREYNRRGRIYVTGNTGIDALLHVARQIDAEMSDGSNTLKAPVELDPDRSLILVTGHRRESFGAGFDDICTGLAKLATRDDVQIVYPVHLNPAVCNVVRARLGKLENIHLIDPVSYVDMIRLMKCAKVILTDSGGIQEEGPALGRPVLVMRDTTERPEAIATGTVRLIGTDPSRIYREVSELLDDDVSYQQRAKAVFPYGDGTASAQIAKIIAESFSV, from the coding sequence ATGCAGCACGTCCTGTTAGCCTTTGGGACCCGGCCCGAAGCAATCAAAATGCTTCCGGTCGTGAGGGCCCTACGTGAATGCCGTGACCTTCAGGTTAGCGTTGCAATCACAGGACAGCATCGGCAGATGCTCGATCAAGTCTTTGAGGTTTTCGGGGAGAAGCCGGACATCGATTTAAACCTCATGACGCACAATCAAAAGCTGTCCGATATCACAGGACTCTTCATTGGGCGGATGGCAGACGTTTTGGAGACAATGCGTCCCAACTTAGTGCTTGTCCATGGCGACACGACGACAGCTATGGCGACAGCCGTCGCTGCATTCTACAACAGGATTCCCATTGGGCATGTAGAAGCTGGTCTTCGGTCGTTTGATCTCGCGCATCCCTGGCCCGAAGAGTTCAACCGGGTTGCGATCGATTCCATTGCCGATTACCTCTTCGCGCCGACTTCTGTTGCGGCAGGGAATCTTGATCGGGAATACAACCGCCGCGGTCGTATTTATGTTACCGGGAACACCGGCATTGACGCTCTCCTGCATGTCGCACGTCAGATCGATGCCGAGATGTCCGACGGGTCCAATACCCTAAAAGCGCCTGTAGAGCTGGATCCTGATCGCTCCCTAATCCTTGTCACCGGCCATCGCCGGGAAAGCTTTGGAGCCGGCTTTGATGACATCTGCACAGGACTAGCCAAGCTGGCGACGCGAGATGACGTCCAGATCGTCTATCCCGTTCATCTTAATCCGGCGGTCTGTAATGTCGTGCGAGCACGCTTAGGAAAGCTAGAGAATATTCACCTCATCGATCCCGTTTCATATGTCGATATGATCAGGCTTATGAAATGCGCCAAGGTGATCCTGACCGATTCGGGAGGCATTCAGGAAGAAGGCCCAGCCTTAGGTCGCCCAGTTCTCGTGATGAGGGACACCACCGAAAGGCCGGAAGCCATCGCAACGGGAACGGTGCGTCTTATCGGAACCGACCCTTCGCGCATTTATCGAGAAGTCTCTGAGCTTCTCGACGATGACGTTTCCTACCAACAGCGTGCGAAGGCCGTCTTTCCATATGGGGATGGGACAGCCTCTGCCCAGATCGCCAAAATCATAGCGGAGTCGTTCTCAGTATGA
- the wecC gene encoding UDP-N-acetyl-D-mannosamine dehydrogenase has protein sequence MTTVCVVGLGYIGLPTAAMMASRGFEVIGYDVNEAAVASINAGKAHFHEPDLQMLLSAALNTGRLKAQNQPAEADYFIIAVPTPFRDGKKPDMSHVEKACDAVAPYLQPGSTVILESTSPVGSTEMVAGRLAAARPDLTLPDYKESGDAQIAVAHCPERILPGNMLPELVANDRIIGGMTETCSQRARALYESFVTGHIYVTDCRTAEFVKLIENASRDVNIAFANELSVICDRIGVDVWHAVELANKHPRVSILQPGTGVGGHCIAVDPWFIVDSAPEEARLIRMAREVNDRKPEYIFHRILDLADRFKSPVVSCFGVTYKADVGDLRESPSLKIVMKLLQHGGVRVLVCDPLVKALPPEFSGCPDVSLVDADTARRESDIVAFLVAHKQFKRLEFNRFLHKVVVDATGLMSKPNGLVDSTFASPRKEPW, from the coding sequence ATGACCACAGTCTGTGTCGTCGGTTTAGGTTACATTGGTCTTCCTACGGCCGCCATGATGGCAAGCCGCGGTTTTGAGGTGATTGGCTATGACGTGAACGAGGCAGCCGTCGCATCTATCAATGCGGGGAAAGCGCATTTTCATGAACCAGACCTGCAGATGCTTCTGTCTGCGGCTCTGAACACGGGCCGTCTCAAAGCACAGAACCAGCCGGCAGAAGCCGACTATTTCATTATCGCAGTGCCCACACCTTTTCGGGACGGCAAGAAGCCGGATATGTCGCATGTCGAGAAAGCCTGCGACGCCGTAGCGCCGTATCTACAGCCCGGCTCTACGGTCATTCTCGAGTCGACATCGCCTGTCGGCAGCACCGAAATGGTTGCCGGGAGACTCGCGGCAGCGCGCCCTGATCTTACCTTGCCCGACTACAAGGAATCAGGCGATGCCCAGATTGCCGTTGCACACTGCCCTGAACGGATTCTGCCCGGGAACATGCTGCCTGAGCTCGTTGCGAACGATCGCATCATCGGCGGTATGACGGAGACCTGCTCTCAGCGCGCCCGTGCTCTCTATGAGAGCTTTGTGACGGGCCACATCTACGTTACCGACTGTCGAACTGCCGAGTTCGTGAAGTTGATCGAGAACGCTTCCCGCGACGTCAACATTGCTTTCGCCAACGAGCTGTCCGTCATCTGTGACCGGATCGGCGTGGATGTCTGGCATGCGGTGGAACTTGCCAACAAACATCCACGTGTCTCGATCCTCCAACCCGGTACCGGGGTTGGGGGGCACTGCATTGCTGTCGACCCCTGGTTCATCGTCGACTCGGCCCCCGAGGAAGCTCGCCTTATTCGAATGGCGCGTGAGGTCAACGATCGCAAGCCGGAGTATATTTTTCATCGCATTCTTGACTTGGCGGACCGCTTCAAGAGCCCGGTGGTTTCGTGTTTCGGGGTCACTTATAAGGCTGACGTCGGCGACCTGCGCGAAAGCCCATCGCTTAAGATCGTAATGAAGCTGCTTCAACACGGTGGGGTCCGGGTCCTTGTTTGCGATCCACTCGTTAAGGCTCTGCCGCCGGAATTCTCCGGTTGCCCGGACGTGAGCCTTGTCGATGCGGATACGGCAAGACGTGAGTCCGATATCGTCGCCTTTCTAGTCGCGCACAAGCAGTTCAAGCGCCTGGAGTTCAACCGTTTCCTGCACAAGGTCGTCGTAGACGCGACTGGCCTTATGTCCAAGCCGAATGGGCTTGTGGACAGTACCTTTGCCAGCCCACGGAAGGAACCATGGTGA
- a CDS encoding acyltransferase → MMRLADQMALKRYKGPGFDRIRVIAALIVLVHHCTAYITPNIAHDVLFSFSRGTIQFGLLAVSIFFSVSGFLVTPGLSYRGDITAFAVHRFLRIMPALVVNVIITVLVVGPLLTTLPLKEYYLDQQTYRYLNNLVFRTTTMLPGVQLDDGTSPTINGPLWTLYFEALSYITLVALFILGILTNRKACIGILLAVYIANVIFWLQPDIEKLGLERIAVFTSLFVYFFTGVTLSIFSKEIPYDYRIASLLLIMTTVALPLGLGILILPISVSYIAVYVGYSDILGKRPFKTDYSYGIYLNHALVITVLMVLLPTFTNFLAVLTVVTVSAFVIAALSWRFIESPSLHLKTRISEIARRQLGYFLVKKNSVS, encoded by the coding sequence ATGATGCGGCTGGCAGATCAAATGGCCCTAAAGCGTTACAAGGGACCAGGATTTGATCGCATTCGCGTCATAGCTGCCTTGATCGTGCTCGTTCATCATTGCACGGCGTATATCACGCCAAACATAGCACACGATGTTCTGTTTTCTTTTAGCCGAGGCACCATTCAGTTTGGTCTTCTTGCAGTATCTATCTTCTTCTCAGTCAGCGGTTTTTTGGTTACGCCGGGCCTTAGCTATAGGGGCGACATCACTGCCTTTGCGGTCCACCGGTTTTTGAGGATCATGCCGGCACTGGTCGTCAACGTCATCATAACAGTGCTGGTAGTTGGCCCCTTACTAACGACTCTTCCGCTAAAAGAATATTATTTGGATCAGCAGACCTATCGATATCTCAATAATCTCGTTTTCAGAACAACGACTATGCTTCCCGGCGTACAGCTCGACGACGGCACTTCTCCAACCATCAACGGCCCTCTATGGACGCTTTACTTCGAAGCCTTGTCATACATTACTCTAGTCGCACTTTTCATTCTAGGCATTCTCACTAATAGAAAGGCCTGCATCGGCATACTTCTGGCGGTTTATATAGCCAACGTGATCTTCTGGCTCCAACCAGACATAGAAAAATTGGGCTTGGAACGAATTGCCGTATTCACAAGCCTCTTTGTATATTTTTTTACGGGCGTCACTCTGTCCATCTTCTCAAAGGAAATTCCATACGATTACAGAATAGCATCTTTATTACTCATCATGACTACCGTGGCCCTACCTTTAGGACTCGGGATATTGATCCTTCCGATTTCTGTATCGTATATTGCAGTCTATGTCGGCTATTCCGACATTTTAGGGAAGAGACCTTTCAAAACTGACTACTCTTACGGTATTTATCTCAACCATGCCTTAGTCATAACTGTCCTTATGGTTCTTCTTCCAACGTTCACGAATTTCCTCGCTGTCTTGACGGTTGTGACGGTGTCCGCATTCGTAATTGCCGCCCTGTCTTGGCGCTTCATCGAATCGCCATCTCTACACCTGAAGACCCGCATCTCTGAGATTGCTCGCAGGCAACTCGGCTATTTCCTCGTGAAGAAAAATAGCGTGTCATAA
- a CDS encoding HupE/UreJ family protein — MKWLPILAALVALLSPLSSHAHEVRPAYLDLSEDRPGEFSVLWKTPMVGEMRLALDPAFSDPVEALTPVAGRRTGDAAVQTWRLRADSLRGQTLRIKGLEGTLTDVLVRVSFADGSIWVERLTPQRPEAMIPAHPSAWSVAGTYLGLGVEHILMGIDHLVFVLTLLLLTIGTWRLVKTVTAFTVAHSITLGLATLGVVHVPPKPVEAMIALSIVFVAAEILHARRGQIGLAARMPWIVAFTFGLLHGFGFAGALSEVGLPEGQIPVALLFFNLGVEAGQLLFIAGMLALMAIAKRIRVTWPAWAELVPPYAIGSVAMFWVIQRVALF; from the coding sequence ATGAAATGGCTTCCGATCCTCGCCGCCCTGGTTGCGCTTCTGTCGCCGCTCTCTAGCCATGCTCACGAGGTCCGGCCTGCCTACCTCGACTTGAGCGAGGATCGGCCCGGCGAGTTCAGCGTGCTGTGGAAGACGCCGATGGTGGGCGAGATGCGCCTGGCCCTGGATCCCGCCTTCTCGGACCCGGTGGAGGCCCTGACCCCAGTTGCGGGCCGCAGAACGGGCGATGCCGCCGTGCAGACGTGGCGCCTGCGAGCGGACAGCCTGCGCGGCCAGACTCTGCGCATCAAGGGCCTGGAGGGCACGCTCACGGACGTATTGGTTCGAGTCTCCTTTGCCGATGGCAGCATCTGGGTCGAGCGTCTCACGCCGCAGCGGCCGGAGGCCATGATCCCGGCCCATCCGAGCGCCTGGAGCGTGGCGGGCACCTATCTCGGCCTCGGAGTCGAGCACATCCTCATGGGCATCGACCACCTGGTGTTCGTGCTGACCCTGCTGCTGCTCACGATCGGAACCTGGCGCCTGGTGAAGACCGTGACGGCCTTCACGGTGGCGCACAGCATCACGCTCGGGCTGGCGACGCTTGGCGTCGTCCACGTGCCGCCCAAGCCCGTGGAGGCGATGATCGCGCTCAGCATCGTGTTCGTGGCAGCCGAGATCCTGCACGCCCGCCGGGGGCAGATCGGACTGGCGGCGCGTATGCCGTGGATCGTCGCCTTCACCTTCGGCCTGCTGCACGGGTTCGGCTTCGCCGGGGCGCTAAGCGAGGTGGGCTTGCCGGAGGGGCAGATCCCGGTGGCGCTCCTGTTTTTCAATCTCGGCGTCGAGGCCGGCCAGTTGCTGTTCATTGCAGGCATGCTCGCCCTCATGGCTATCGCGAAGCGCATCCGGGTGACGTGGCCCGCCTGGGCGGAGCTGGTGCCGCCCTACGCCATCGGCAGCGTAGCGATGTTCTGGGTGATCCAGCGCGTGGCATTGTTCTGA
- a CDS encoding VanZ family protein, whose amino-acid sequence MSFWHKLQPIIMQKSSLRLLAWSLIVAVSIFTLAPIAWRPVTGAPASLERLAAFAAIGGIFYFAYPRQWLPVLLFLIALTGLLEAMQNLIPSRHGHILDFAVKATALLASSLLARRLDLSIRSVLRRASGIFTSSRISS is encoded by the coding sequence ATGAGTTTCTGGCACAAGCTGCAGCCGATCATCATGCAGAAGAGTTCCCTGCGCCTTCTTGCCTGGTCCCTCATTGTTGCGGTCTCGATCTTTACGCTGGCCCCTATCGCGTGGCGACCTGTCACGGGAGCGCCGGCAAGCCTGGAACGCTTGGCAGCCTTCGCGGCGATTGGCGGGATTTTCTACTTTGCCTATCCGAGACAGTGGCTTCCCGTTCTGCTTTTCCTGATCGCACTGACGGGCCTCCTTGAGGCCATGCAAAACCTTATCCCAAGCCGCCACGGGCATATTCTCGACTTTGCCGTAAAGGCGACGGCCCTTCTTGCGAGCTCGCTCCTTGCCAGGCGGCTGGATCTTTCGATCCGTAGCGTTCTAAGACGTGCTTCAGGAATATTCACGAGCAGCCGCATAAGTAGCTGA
- a CDS encoding Gfo/Idh/MocA family protein codes for MVQFSAKRPYQTAKAMKATSMGIRLGLVGLGKMGVSHLAIANSHPDVDVLGVCDSNPVLLSALRKNTKFHCYQNPVEMIETEKLDAVIVSTPSRFHADLVRTAIDHNLHIFCEKPFCLDPQQGKLLAAEARQRALVGQVGYHLRFVGTFLKARQLVQSGCIGRIHHIRAEAYGPVVLRSRGTTWRGHRSEGGGCLYDYASHAIDAVNFIYDAPDAVSGTIARSVFSRDVEDEAYATLIYDSGATGQLAVNWSDESQRKMSVKVTVWGSNGKISVDRQELQIYIRQAVDGYREGWHLENITQLTEPISYYLRGEEYTAQFDHFVRCMEGRDECRSSFDTAAQTDNVIQMLHDDAEAGGRIRQRHEAEHANVRPTFFASLKSRVTSRG; via the coding sequence ATGGTGCAGTTCTCGGCGAAACGCCCCTATCAAACTGCAAAAGCGATGAAAGCGACATCCATGGGAATTCGTCTTGGCCTCGTCGGCCTCGGTAAGATGGGAGTTTCTCATCTCGCGATAGCGAACAGCCATCCCGACGTCGACGTTCTGGGCGTCTGTGACAGCAACCCGGTCCTACTCTCGGCCCTTCGGAAGAATACAAAATTCCACTGCTATCAAAATCCTGTTGAGATGATCGAGACTGAGAAACTCGATGCAGTCATCGTTTCCACTCCATCACGTTTTCATGCAGATCTTGTTCGAACCGCGATCGACCATAATCTCCATATCTTCTGTGAAAAGCCGTTCTGTCTAGATCCACAGCAGGGGAAGCTTTTGGCGGCGGAGGCGAGACAACGCGCTTTGGTCGGTCAGGTTGGTTATCATCTGCGGTTCGTCGGCACCTTCCTAAAGGCCCGCCAATTGGTTCAGTCCGGCTGCATCGGGCGCATTCATCATATTCGTGCAGAAGCCTATGGACCCGTCGTGCTTCGATCCCGGGGCACGACTTGGCGGGGACACCGCTCCGAGGGAGGCGGGTGCCTTTATGACTATGCCTCTCATGCAATCGATGCCGTCAACTTCATCTATGACGCGCCCGACGCGGTTTCAGGAACCATAGCACGATCAGTGTTCTCCCGTGATGTAGAGGACGAAGCCTATGCGACGCTCATCTATGACTCGGGTGCAACTGGACAGCTCGCCGTAAACTGGAGTGATGAAAGTCAACGCAAGATGTCCGTGAAAGTCACGGTATGGGGCAGCAACGGCAAAATATCAGTCGATCGGCAAGAGCTGCAGATCTATATCAGGCAAGCGGTCGATGGCTATCGCGAGGGTTGGCATCTTGAGAACATAACGCAACTCACTGAGCCCATCTCATACTACCTGCGAGGCGAGGAATACACCGCCCAGTTCGATCATTTTGTCCGCTGTATGGAAGGGAGAGATGAATGCCGGTCTTCCTTCGACACTGCCGCACAAACGGACAATGTGATCCAAATGCTTCATGACGATGCTGAGGCCGGCGGTCGCATTCGGCAGCGTCACGAGGCTGAACACGCCAATGTTCGCCCGACATTTTTTGCATCCCTCAAAAGCCGCGTCACTTCCAGAGGTTGA